The following are from one region of the Corynebacterium hindlerae genome:
- a CDS encoding ABC transporter permease, whose translation MKNAMRTISLRNLAAHKLRLGLTLLAVVLGTAFIAGSNMLSASMSNSFEEITKSTYGSIDLQASPKDPASARIPLTVLEDFRSSPLISAADVEAQNPNVVVAGPDKKMISSGGAPSIAMPQAADGTFVGDVATVKEGSLPTEPGQAAINATAAEKAQITIGDEVTMVSATQRNTYRIVGIYDTDMAVGGFVGLLIPEADYLANFTDGEHVSAISLAVTGDVSDSRSTLESQYPELMFKTGQQLADDMNRDIKDSLAFMNYFLWAFAAIALLVGSFIISNTFSMIINQRLREFALLRSLGASRGQITRTVVFEAIVVGLIGSVLGIFAGVGITKAIYAVMDSQGLGVPDAGLTIDAASIIAPLAVGIVVTVFAAWAPARRAGQVHPVQAMRSGDQTSADSLKARTVVGAVFLLAGALAAAIGAAFESVGSTQSRAIIVGIGTFALVLGLWLAGPALSIPFVGSIGRIVGVPFGNVGKLAATNSRRNPRRTAATAFALMLGLMLVSAIGMMGSTMKSNVNELVDNNFSADFVVNKPQGLPISLPLDIVDRVSHVSGVEHAKPLYLTPISVGAPPENPIRVDFFGTFDGELTDSVNVQILSGDANLANRDGILLDETTAKKHQVAVGDSITVFSNNGDSTDVPVTGIFKPNVAVGNGVISTQSALTLVPEQQLQLINVLIDAKAGTDLDQLRTDLENATADDLVAVVQDHEDLKGTVGQQITVMLNILYALLALSVIIAVLGIMNTLALSVSERRQEIGMLRAVGMQRHQVSRMIHLEAIVIALYGAVIGSLIGLGLGWAFIKTLSELGLSTISVPWLQVGIVVVASGLVGLVAAFLPAHGAAKTKPLEAIAE comes from the coding sequence ATGAAGAATGCGATGAGAACGATATCGCTGCGCAACCTCGCAGCCCATAAACTCCGCCTGGGCCTAACCTTGTTAGCAGTCGTGCTGGGAACTGCTTTCATTGCGGGCTCGAATATGCTCTCGGCGAGTATGTCCAATAGCTTCGAGGAGATCACGAAGTCCACTTACGGTTCGATCGATCTTCAGGCTTCCCCTAAGGATCCGGCCTCCGCGAGGATTCCGCTCACAGTGCTCGAGGATTTCCGCTCCAGCCCGCTGATCTCAGCTGCGGACGTCGAGGCTCAAAACCCCAACGTGGTGGTCGCTGGCCCCGATAAGAAAATGATCTCGAGCGGAGGGGCCCCTTCTATTGCCATGCCACAGGCTGCGGACGGCACATTCGTCGGCGATGTGGCCACGGTGAAGGAAGGTTCCCTCCCCACCGAACCAGGCCAAGCTGCCATCAACGCCACCGCTGCGGAGAAAGCGCAGATCACGATTGGCGATGAGGTCACCATGGTCTCCGCCACGCAACGCAATACTTATCGGATCGTCGGGATTTACGACACCGACATGGCGGTCGGCGGCTTCGTCGGGCTGCTCATCCCAGAAGCCGACTACCTCGCGAACTTCACCGACGGCGAGCACGTATCAGCCATCTCCCTCGCTGTTACGGGAGATGTCTCCGATAGCCGGTCCACACTGGAGTCCCAGTACCCAGAACTCATGTTCAAAACAGGGCAGCAGCTTGCCGACGACATGAACCGCGACATCAAGGACTCCCTCGCATTCATGAACTATTTCCTCTGGGCTTTCGCCGCCATCGCGTTGCTCGTAGGGTCCTTCATCATCTCCAACACTTTCAGCATGATTATCAATCAGCGGCTTCGAGAGTTCGCGCTGCTACGAAGCCTCGGGGCCAGCCGAGGGCAGATCACCCGCACCGTGGTTTTCGAAGCAATCGTGGTCGGACTCATCGGCTCTGTGCTGGGAATTTTCGCCGGTGTAGGAATCACCAAAGCGATTTATGCTGTGATGGATTCGCAGGGACTCGGTGTTCCCGACGCCGGTCTCACGATCGATGCCGCCTCGATCATTGCCCCACTAGCAGTCGGCATCGTGGTCACAGTGTTTGCTGCCTGGGCGCCTGCCCGACGTGCCGGCCAAGTACATCCAGTCCAAGCTATGCGCTCCGGCGACCAAACGTCGGCCGATTCCCTCAAGGCCCGTACCGTTGTTGGCGCTGTGTTTCTCCTGGCCGGTGCTTTGGCCGCGGCCATAGGCGCCGCATTCGAAAGCGTCGGAAGCACCCAGAGTCGTGCCATTATCGTTGGCATTGGCACATTCGCGCTGGTCCTTGGCCTGTGGCTTGCCGGTCCGGCCCTATCGATTCCCTTTGTCGGATCTATTGGGCGAATAGTCGGAGTGCCATTTGGGAACGTCGGCAAGCTTGCTGCTACCAATTCCCGGCGCAATCCGCGTCGCACCGCAGCCACCGCCTTTGCCCTGATGTTGGGCCTGATGCTGGTCTCCGCCATCGGCATGATGGGTTCGACGATGAAAAGTAACGTCAACGAACTAGTCGATAACAACTTCTCTGCTGACTTTGTGGTGAACAAGCCACAAGGACTACCCATTTCTTTACCCTTGGACATCGTTGATCGGGTGTCCCACGTCTCCGGCGTCGAACACGCCAAGCCTCTCTACTTGACCCCAATCTCGGTGGGTGCCCCGCCCGAGAACCCCATCAGAGTGGACTTTTTCGGTACCTTCGATGGCGAACTCACAGACTCCGTCAATGTCCAGATTCTGTCTGGCGACGCCAACCTAGCCAACCGCGACGGGATTTTGCTGGACGAAACCACCGCGAAGAAGCACCAGGTAGCCGTCGGAGATAGTATCACCGTCTTCTCCAATAACGGAGACTCCACAGACGTGCCAGTGACCGGAATTTTTAAGCCCAACGTCGCAGTGGGCAACGGAGTAATCTCCACGCAGAGTGCGCTCACCCTTGTGCCTGAGCAACAGTTGCAGCTCATCAATGTCCTCATCGATGCGAAGGCAGGCACAGACCTCGATCAGCTTCGCACAGATCTGGAAAATGCCACGGCTGATGACCTGGTCGCCGTAGTGCAGGACCATGAGGATCTCAAGGGCACAGTCGGCCAGCAAATCACGGTGATGCTCAACATCCTGTACGCGCTGCTCGCACTGTCCGTGATCATCGCGGTGCTGGGCATCATGAATACCCTTGCGCTGTCCGTCTCGGAGCGACGCCAGGAGATTGGCATGCTCCGCGCCGTAGGTATGCAGCGCCACCAGGTGTCTCGAATGATTCACCTCGAGGCGATCGTCATTGCCCTTTATGGCGCGGTCATCGGTTCCCTTATCGGACTCGGTCTGGGCTGGGCATTCATTAAAACCCTCTCCGAACTGGGCCTCTCCACCATTTCCGTGCCGTGGCTCCAAGTGGGCATCGTTGTTGTGGCGTCCGGCTTAGTCGGACTGGTTGCCGCCTTCCTGCCAGCGCATGGCGCTGCAAAAACTAAACCGCTGGAGGCTATTGCGGAGTAG
- a CDS encoding TetR/AcrR family transcriptional regulator, whose protein sequence is MAETKAKSAGRRKGRPSPRERLLASATNLFTTEGIRVIGIDRILREADVAKASLYSLFGSKDALVVAYVEQTDEKWRADWAERTKGLSSLKDKILAFFDQCIEEEPAKNFRGSHFLNAATEYPCAQTDQEKKIVAAAMEHRRWCHATMTSLLTELNGFPGDSIADQILVFLEGGLAGSTLTKSLAPLETARSLADELISAPPADYSI, encoded by the coding sequence GTGGCTGAGACTAAGGCTAAAAGCGCTGGGCGCAGGAAGGGGCGTCCAAGTCCGCGCGAGCGGTTGCTGGCCAGCGCCACCAACCTTTTCACCACCGAGGGCATTCGCGTAATCGGTATTGACCGCATCCTGCGCGAGGCTGACGTGGCCAAAGCATCGCTGTATTCACTGTTTGGTTCAAAGGATGCGCTCGTAGTGGCCTATGTTGAACAGACTGATGAGAAGTGGCGAGCAGACTGGGCAGAACGAACAAAGGGCCTAAGCAGTCTGAAGGACAAGATTTTGGCCTTCTTTGATCAGTGCATCGAGGAAGAGCCTGCAAAGAATTTCCGTGGCTCGCACTTTCTGAATGCCGCCACCGAATACCCGTGTGCGCAGACGGATCAAGAAAAGAAAATTGTGGCGGCCGCGATGGAGCATCGTCGCTGGTGCCACGCGACGATGACCTCACTGCTCACCGAGCTCAATGGCTTCCCCGGCGATTCGATCGCCGACCAGATCCTCGTATTCCTGGAGGGCGGGCTGGCGGGCAGCACCCTCACTAAGTCACTCGCTCCGCTCGAAACCGCACGTAGCCTGGCCGATGAGCTGATCTCAGCTCCACCGGCTGACTACTCCATTTGA
- a CDS encoding universal stress protein: MSRENIVVVAVDGSDASKVAVRWAANTAMKRDIPLQLASSYAMPQFLYAEGMVPPQEIYDDLQAETMVKIDEARAIASEVAPDIKIGHTVAEGSPIDMLLEMSKNCTMIVMGSRGLGGLSGMVMGSVSAAVVSHAECPVVVVREDNPVDDTTKYGPIVVGIDGSAVSEKATEYAFAEAAARGAELHAVHTWMDMQVQASLAGLAAAQQQWQVVEEEQHALLSERLAGFQSEYPNVVVKKIVTRDRPVRALCDAAEGAQLLVVGSHGRGGFKGMLLGSTSRALLQSAPCPMMVVRPTADDSV; encoded by the coding sequence ATGTCGAGAGAAAACATTGTCGTTGTCGCTGTCGACGGCTCTGATGCTTCCAAGGTAGCCGTCCGCTGGGCAGCCAACACCGCCATGAAGCGGGATATTCCACTGCAGCTTGCGTCCTCCTACGCAATGCCGCAATTCCTCTACGCAGAAGGCATGGTTCCGCCACAGGAGATTTACGATGACCTGCAGGCAGAAACCATGGTCAAGATCGACGAAGCCCGCGCCATCGCTTCGGAAGTAGCGCCGGACATCAAGATCGGCCACACCGTCGCCGAAGGCAGCCCGATCGACATGCTGCTGGAAATGTCCAAGAACTGCACCATGATCGTCATGGGCTCCCGTGGCCTCGGTGGTCTATCCGGCATGGTGATGGGCTCCGTATCCGCAGCAGTGGTTTCCCACGCCGAATGCCCAGTGGTGGTTGTTCGTGAAGATAACCCTGTGGATGACACCACCAAGTACGGGCCAATCGTCGTCGGCATCGACGGCTCCGCAGTCTCCGAGAAGGCTACCGAGTACGCTTTCGCCGAAGCTGCCGCGCGTGGCGCCGAACTCCACGCCGTTCACACCTGGATGGATATGCAGGTCCAGGCCTCGCTCGCAGGTCTTGCCGCCGCCCAGCAGCAGTGGCAGGTCGTGGAAGAAGAACAGCACGCGCTGCTCTCCGAGCGTCTCGCAGGTTTCCAGTCCGAGTATCCAAATGTCGTGGTGAAGAAGATCGTGACCCGCGACCGCCCAGTCCGCGCCCTTTGCGACGCCGCTGAAGGGGCACAGCTCCTGGTGGTCGGTTCCCACGGTCGCGGTGGCTTCAAGGGCATGCTCTTGGGCTCCACCTCCCGCGCGCTCCTGCAGTCCGCGCCATGCCCGATGATGGTGGTGCGTCCGACCGCTGACGACTCCGTCTAA
- a CDS encoding ABC transporter permease produces the protein MAKNAMRTISLRNIASHKIRLALTILSVVLGTAFISGSSIMTTSLQNSLDDLLSTAFDEVGVVVMPSETVPLGVSIDDVAKFRDRPDTTTVDISAKKSSVVITDKDGKPLQTGASPAQAFALAPGDGFATSAELAEGTKPTKQNEIALNEGAMKRAGLNPGDKTTVVTPVGKNEMTVTGTFTSKNITDMSVGVAFTEPDFLTHFTDGKHAQVVTMAVADGQSPESVKEKLAKDFPNYNFQTGDALAKQTTEAIKTGLSFLTYVLWAFAGIALLVGTFIISNTFAMIVAQRSRELALLRAVGASRKQITNSVVFEAIVVGLIGSVLGIFAGMGLVKVLFEILKLTGMPLPNTSLSLDVKSIVVPLAVGVIITVLSAWAPAQRAGATHPVQAMRSGDQSSSNSLVGRSLGGSILIVLGVMTTLLGTLINTVGGLGFRSSVIGTGAVLIIVGLWLAGPSLAGPLVGGLGRIAGKPFGAIGNLAATNSRRNPRRTAATAFALTLGLMMVSSIGMLGTTMRESMSDMIDDSINADFVLSGSAGSSLGVPKEVPDEVSRVDGVTSVATTLKAPMLLNEKVMSDSMGPPSMTVLRGDISQAIKITTVTGDLNLPEDEPGVLVAKSTADSFNLKVGDEVMLKSLAGGSAPAPVKGIYEQNSTVGRAMVSYASALELNDPNSIQIDSIFVNTADGQTQDMRKKLEDATASYLVVGVKDKNEFIGETTNVITQMMSILYGLLALSVIVAILGIVNTLALSVIERRQEVGMLRAVGTQRHQIRRMIYIESAVIAFYGALIGAAVGLGLGWAFIHALIGEGIDKILVPWGQVGIMLAASILVGIIAAVWPGHQAARTKPLEAITD, from the coding sequence ATGGCTAAAAACGCAATGCGCACCATTTCGCTGCGCAATATCGCAAGTCACAAGATACGTCTGGCGCTCACGATCCTGTCCGTGGTGCTGGGTACCGCGTTCATTTCAGGCTCGTCCATCATGACGACGAGTCTGCAAAACAGTCTGGACGACCTCCTGAGCACCGCATTTGATGAGGTGGGCGTGGTAGTCATGCCGAGCGAGACCGTCCCGCTTGGCGTCTCGATCGATGATGTGGCGAAGTTCCGTGACCGCCCGGACACCACCACGGTCGATATTTCCGCCAAGAAATCCTCCGTGGTCATCACTGACAAAGACGGCAAGCCACTGCAGACCGGCGCGTCACCGGCCCAAGCATTCGCGCTCGCCCCTGGCGACGGGTTCGCAACCAGCGCCGAGCTAGCCGAAGGCACCAAGCCAACCAAGCAGAATGAGATCGCCTTGAACGAAGGCGCAATGAAACGCGCCGGACTGAACCCGGGAGATAAGACCACCGTGGTCACCCCGGTCGGCAAGAACGAAATGACCGTCACCGGCACGTTCACGTCCAAGAACATCACGGACATGAGCGTCGGTGTCGCCTTCACCGAACCGGACTTCCTCACACACTTCACTGACGGCAAGCACGCCCAGGTAGTCACCATGGCAGTTGCCGACGGCCAGAGCCCGGAATCCGTGAAAGAAAAGCTGGCGAAGGACTTCCCGAACTACAACTTCCAGACGGGCGACGCCCTAGCCAAGCAAACCACCGAGGCCATCAAAACCGGTTTGTCTTTCCTCACCTACGTTTTGTGGGCGTTCGCCGGCATCGCCCTGCTGGTGGGCACCTTCATCATTTCAAATACGTTCGCCATGATCGTGGCGCAGCGAAGCCGGGAACTTGCGCTGCTGCGTGCCGTCGGCGCGTCCCGCAAGCAGATCACTAACTCCGTTGTTTTTGAAGCCATCGTCGTGGGCCTGATTGGCTCCGTGCTGGGCATTTTCGCAGGCATGGGCCTCGTGAAGGTGCTCTTCGAGATCCTGAAGCTCACCGGCATGCCTCTGCCGAACACTTCGTTGAGCCTGGATGTGAAATCGATCGTCGTGCCGTTGGCCGTCGGCGTGATCATCACTGTGCTTTCCGCCTGGGCGCCAGCTCAGCGGGCCGGCGCTACGCACCCTGTGCAAGCAATGCGTTCCGGTGATCAAAGCAGTTCCAACTCCCTCGTGGGTCGTTCCCTGGGTGGCTCCATCCTGATCGTGCTGGGTGTCATGACCACCCTGCTGGGAACGCTCATCAACACAGTTGGTGGCCTGGGCTTCCGTTCTAGTGTCATCGGCACCGGCGCGGTCCTCATCATCGTTGGCCTGTGGCTAGCGGGGCCTTCGCTAGCGGGCCCACTCGTCGGCGGGCTGGGCCGAATCGCAGGCAAACCATTCGGCGCCATCGGCAATTTGGCTGCAACCAATTCGCGTCGTAACCCGCGCCGAACCGCCGCCACCGCATTCGCGCTCACCCTCGGCCTCATGATGGTCTCCTCCATCGGCATGCTCGGCACCACCATGCGCGAATCCATGTCTGACATGATCGACGACTCCATCAACGCTGACTTCGTCCTCTCCGGATCGGCCGGCTCCTCGCTCGGCGTTCCTAAAGAAGTTCCCGACGAGGTCTCGCGAGTCGACGGCGTCACCTCTGTTGCCACTACGCTCAAGGCGCCTATGTTGCTCAATGAAAAGGTCATGAGCGACTCCATGGGCCCACCAAGCATGACCGTGCTCCGCGGCGATATCTCGCAAGCCATCAAAATCACGACTGTTACCGGCGACCTCAACCTGCCCGAAGATGAGCCAGGAGTCCTGGTAGCCAAGTCCACCGCTGACTCCTTCAACCTCAAAGTCGGCGACGAGGTCATGCTGAAGTCGCTCGCCGGTGGCAGCGCCCCTGCCCCAGTGAAAGGAATCTACGAGCAAAACTCCACCGTCGGCCGGGCAATGGTCTCCTATGCCAGCGCCCTCGAGCTGAACGATCCGAACTCCATCCAGATCGACAGTATCTTCGTCAACACCGCCGACGGCCAAACGCAGGACATGCGCAAGAAACTCGAGGATGCCACCGCTTCCTACCTCGTGGTAGGTGTGAAGGACAAGAACGAATTCATCGGTGAGACAACCAACGTCATCACCCAAATGATGTCCATCTTGTATGGCCTCCTGGCCCTCTCCGTGATCGTGGCCATCCTCGGCATTGTCAACACTCTCGCCCTCTCCGTCATCGAGCGACGCCAAGAGGTGGGTATGTTGCGCGCCGTGGGCACCCAACGCCATCAAATCCGTCGCATGATCTACATCGAATCCGCAGTCATCGCCTTCTACGGCGCGCTCATCGGCGCCGCCGTCGGCCTCGGCCTCGGCTGGGCCTTCATCCATGCCCTCATCGGCGAAGGCATCGACAAGATCCTCGTCCCGTGGGGCCAAGTCGGCATCATGCTCGCCGCCTCCATCCTGGTCGGTATCATCGCCGCAGTATGGCCTGGGCACCAAGCCGCACGGACCAAACCGCTCGAAGCAATCACCGATTAG
- a CDS encoding pseudouridine synthase has translation MIWPIPWVKKSTIGPMIELISMGKRIVQPLPVRDGLNPSRVRFPDDAPPMTAYEFVEHLIATQRYVHPDDDAAALDKRFADQEVVDQRGNPFQPSDMMKAGMDIWFYRIPAPEKVVPHQIGIIHEDAELLVVDKPAFLATFPRGSHITESVLVRMRRQTGNQELSPAHRLDRLTSGVLVLTKKREIRGVYQELFARREVDKVYEAIADANPQIATGTVWEHRMEKERGEFKTRLVDGPINARTEVNKVIPVTDSEQARLEEMHGPLPPQARYELHPLTGRTHQLRLHMFTAGSPILGDPVYPDVLPVDAEDFDIPMHLLSRRLSFVDPLTGTPREFVSHLSPILGTLLNPV, from the coding sequence ATGATTTGGCCAATACCGTGGGTGAAGAAATCCACGATCGGGCCCATGATTGAATTGATATCCATGGGGAAGAGAATAGTACAGCCACTGCCGGTGCGCGACGGGCTCAATCCGTCACGGGTCCGATTCCCCGATGACGCGCCCCCAATGACTGCATACGAGTTTGTCGAGCACCTCATTGCCACCCAGCGTTACGTCCACCCCGATGATGACGCTGCCGCCCTGGACAAACGCTTCGCCGACCAGGAGGTTGTGGATCAGCGCGGGAACCCCTTCCAGCCATCCGACATGATGAAAGCGGGCATGGACATCTGGTTCTACCGTATCCCAGCGCCGGAAAAAGTGGTGCCGCACCAGATTGGGATTATCCATGAGGACGCCGAGCTACTGGTCGTCGATAAGCCGGCGTTTTTGGCGACCTTCCCGCGTGGCAGCCACATCACCGAATCGGTGCTGGTGCGGATGCGACGGCAAACCGGTAATCAGGAGCTGTCGCCGGCGCACCGCCTGGACCGGCTCACTTCTGGGGTACTCGTCCTGACCAAGAAGCGCGAGATCAGGGGCGTGTACCAGGAGTTGTTCGCCCGGCGCGAGGTAGACAAGGTCTACGAGGCGATCGCGGACGCCAACCCGCAGATCGCCACGGGCACCGTGTGGGAGCACCGCATGGAGAAGGAGCGCGGCGAGTTCAAAACGCGGCTTGTCGACGGCCCCATCAACGCACGCACTGAAGTAAATAAGGTCATCCCGGTGACTGACTCCGAACAGGCCCGCCTGGAGGAAATGCACGGACCGCTACCGCCACAAGCCCGCTACGAGCTGCACCCTCTGACGGGGCGCACGCACCAGCTACGCTTGCATATGTTTACCGCTGGCTCCCCGATCCTCGGCGATCCGGTCTACCCCGACGTGCTGCCTGTGGACGCCGAAGACTTTGATATTCCCATGCACCTGCTGTCCCGCCGGCTGAGTTTTGTCGACCCGCTGACAGGAACCCCCAGGGAGTTCGTATCCCATTTGTCACCAATTTTGGGAACTCTGCTTAATCCGGTGTAG
- a CDS encoding ABC transporter ATP-binding protein produces MQVAARAVNLVKEYGAGTNLVKALDDVSVEFGQGQFTAIMGPSGSGKSTLMHCMAGLDAMTSGEALVGETNLAHLKDKELTTLRRDRLGFVFQYFNLVPTLNAEENVILPLSIAGKDVDKAWFDEVTERLGLTPRLRHRPAELSGGQQQRVAIARALISRPDLIFGDEPTGNLDSNASKEVLEILRAAVDDMGQTVVIVTHDAKAASYADRVIFLADGKLVRELHQPTTEDILHVMGEMER; encoded by the coding sequence ATGCAGGTCGCAGCACGAGCAGTCAATTTAGTGAAGGAATACGGCGCAGGCACGAACCTCGTGAAGGCGCTCGACGACGTCTCCGTCGAGTTTGGCCAAGGCCAGTTCACTGCCATCATGGGCCCTTCGGGCTCCGGAAAATCCACCCTTATGCACTGCATGGCAGGTCTTGATGCCATGACTAGTGGTGAGGCTCTCGTCGGAGAGACGAACCTTGCGCATTTGAAAGACAAGGAGCTGACCACGCTCAGGCGCGATCGGCTCGGTTTTGTGTTTCAGTATTTCAATCTGGTGCCCACGTTGAATGCGGAAGAAAATGTAATTTTGCCGCTGAGTATCGCGGGGAAGGACGTCGATAAGGCGTGGTTTGATGAAGTCACGGAGCGCCTGGGGCTCACTCCCCGCCTGAGGCACCGCCCTGCCGAGCTTTCCGGCGGCCAACAGCAACGTGTCGCGATTGCGCGTGCGCTGATCTCCCGCCCGGATCTCATCTTCGGTGATGAGCCGACGGGCAATCTCGATTCCAATGCGTCCAAGGAAGTGCTCGAAATCCTGCGCGCAGCTGTCGATGACATGGGGCAGACCGTGGTGATCGTGACTCATGATGCGAAGGCGGCCTCCTATGCGGACCGCGTAATCTTCCTTGCCGACGGCAAACTGGTTCGCGAGCTTCACCAACCAACCACCGAAGACATTCTCCACGTCATGGGCGAAATGGAACGATGA
- a CDS encoding ABC transporter ATP-binding protein, which produces MNQIAAYAEELVKQYGTGEAAVRALDGVSIQFEKGKFTAIMGPSGSGKSTLMHCMAGLDAPSVGRTYIGDTELSQMKDKELTALRRDRLGFVFQSFNLVPTLNARENITLPVDIAGRKVDEAWFKEVTERLGLDRRLDHRPAELSGGQQQRVAVARALISRPEIIFGDEPTGNLDSNSSAEVLNILRTSVDELGQTVVIVTHDPKAASYADRVVFLADGRLVDELHGPTTESILNVMARIEDI; this is translated from the coding sequence ATGAATCAGATTGCCGCTTACGCGGAAGAACTTGTCAAACAATACGGCACGGGTGAAGCGGCCGTCCGCGCCCTCGATGGGGTGTCTATCCAGTTTGAGAAGGGCAAGTTCACGGCCATCATGGGCCCGTCCGGTTCTGGTAAATCCACGCTGATGCACTGCATGGCGGGCCTCGACGCCCCCAGCGTCGGCCGTACCTACATCGGCGATACGGAGCTGTCTCAGATGAAGGACAAAGAGCTGACCGCTTTGCGACGCGACCGGCTCGGGTTCGTGTTCCAGTCCTTCAACCTGGTTCCCACGCTCAACGCCCGCGAGAACATTACGCTGCCCGTCGACATCGCCGGCCGCAAAGTAGATGAAGCGTGGTTTAAGGAGGTGACCGAGCGTCTTGGCTTGGATCGCCGTTTGGATCACCGCCCTGCAGAGCTCTCTGGTGGTCAGCAGCAGCGCGTGGCTGTCGCGCGCGCCTTGATCTCCCGCCCAGAGATCATTTTCGGTGATGAGCCGACCGGTAACTTGGACTCCAATTCCTCGGCCGAGGTGCTCAATATCCTGCGCACCTCCGTGGACGAGCTGGGGCAGACCGTGGTGATCGTCACCCACGACCCGAAGGCCGCCTCCTACGCGGATCGGGTGGTGTTCCTGGCGGACGGCAGGCTCGTGGATGAGCTACACGGGCCGACCACCGAGTCGATCCTGAACGTCATGGCTCGAATCGAGGACATCTAA
- a CDS encoding GlsB/YeaQ/YmgE family stress response membrane protein — protein MINFIGWIILGGLAGWIASKIMGRDAQMGVFLNIVVGIIGSFIGGWVLGLFGVGTPDGFNIASFLTALLGAVILLFLVGLVTKKR, from the coding sequence ATGATCAACTTTATTGGCTGGATTATCCTTGGTGGCCTCGCGGGCTGGATTGCATCCAAGATTATGGGCCGGGATGCCCAGATGGGCGTGTTCCTCAACATCGTCGTCGGTATTATCGGCAGCTTCATTGGCGGTTGGGTCCTGGGACTGTTCGGAGTGGGTACCCCGGACGGCTTCAATATCGCTAGCTTCCTGACAGCGCTATTGGGCGCCGTCATCCTGCTCTTCCTGGTAGGCCTCGTCACCAAGAAGAGGTAA
- a CDS encoding CPBP family intramembrane glutamic endopeptidase → MRFTLQIFALLVGVCFGPSLLLLGCVLLAHPSPDTAVPALFLTLFIAPLVTLVAVLAHIRKSEVSWQEIGICKGKRSLWHLLWQLPIVIAIPPIVQMLVTQAFDPNASPPESSLDKAATSGEVPLGLLFLAVISYTIVTPILEEIVFRGVLMRQLGTRFGPVLTVGISAAIFMAVHLAFPLFPALLACGLLWGLLRLWHGNLWASMIAHIVNNTLATATVISLLFLTV, encoded by the coding sequence ATGCGCTTTACCCTGCAGATTTTCGCACTGCTCGTTGGGGTGTGCTTCGGGCCGTCGCTGCTACTACTCGGGTGTGTGCTACTTGCCCATCCGAGCCCAGACACTGCGGTTCCCGCCCTCTTCCTCACTTTGTTCATCGCGCCGTTAGTTACGCTCGTGGCAGTGCTCGCTCACATCCGAAAAAGTGAGGTGTCGTGGCAGGAAATCGGAATCTGCAAGGGTAAACGAAGTCTCTGGCATCTGTTGTGGCAGTTGCCGATCGTCATCGCTATCCCGCCGATTGTGCAGATGTTGGTGACGCAAGCCTTCGATCCCAATGCCTCCCCGCCGGAGTCTTCGTTAGATAAAGCTGCCACCTCCGGCGAAGTGCCACTGGGATTGTTGTTCCTCGCTGTCATCTCGTACACCATCGTGACGCCGATCCTGGAAGAAATCGTGTTCCGCGGCGTTTTGATGCGTCAGCTAGGCACCCGGTTCGGGCCGGTGCTCACTGTGGGTATCTCAGCTGCCATATTCATGGCGGTTCACCTAGCCTTCCCCCTGTTCCCAGCCTTGCTAGCCTGCGGGCTGTTGTGGGGATTGTTGCGCCTGTGGCACGGCAACCTGTGGGCGTCGATGATCGCTCACATCGTGAATAACACCCTCGCTACAGCAACTGTGATTAGTCTGCTTTTTCTAACGGTGTAA